GTAGTTGCCGAAACGACGGGCGGAGTCCCGGCCCACGTACCGCACGCACAGGGCGGTGGCGCGGCGCCCCTCCCGGTCGTCGGGCCGGTAGCAGAGGTTCACCGGACAGCGCTCCAGCGACTCCGGGGTGTCCGACTCCACCAGCGAGCGGGGCGGTTCGTACCCGGCGAGCGCCTCCACGGCCTGCCGGGTCTCGGCGGTGACACCCGCGCTGACGGCGTTGAACTGGAATCCGGAGAACCCGCTGAGCCCGTGCTCGCAGGACGTGTAGTACAGCTGCTGGAAGCGCGTCATCCCCGGCCCGCCTTCGGCACCGAGCCGAACTCGCTCAGCAGCCACAGCAGGGGATCGGCCACCCGGTACGGCTGGATGCCGGTGGGGGCGACCCGGGCCTCGGCTGTCGGGTTCCGGCCGAGGGCGGAGACCCCGAAGTACCGGTAGCGGCTGTAGTGGTTGTCCAGGAGGTGGTCGATCGCCACCCCGTCCCAGTCCTTGAGGAGCCGGCGCACCTCCTCGTGGACGCTCAGGCTGTCGCCCACGTCGAAACGGCCGCGCGGGGGCGCGTAGTCGCGCAGCGGACTGCCCGGATCGAGCAGGTGCCAGAAGGCGTCCATCTTCGAGAAGACGACGGAGATCGGGGTGTCGATCTTCTGCGCCGACCGGCCGGACCGGGGTGCCAGCAGGAGGTTGGTGACGCGCGAGAGGACGTTGATGGGGGCGTCGAGTCCCTCGTCCCCCGGCAGTGGCGTGCCGGGCAGCGCGTTGTCGCGGGCGCCCGGCATCTGGAGCGGGTCGAGCAGCAGCACGATGCCGTCGGCGCCTGCCAGGTAGCGGGTGTTCAGCTCCACGTTCTCCCGGGAGTTGAAGTCCTCGCCCGCGGTGTCGAAGAACGACAGGACGGTGTGCTGCGGCCGCTCGCCGAGGAGCGTGCGCCGGCGCAGGCCGAAACGGAAGACGAGCGGGTCCACGCGGTTGAGACTGGTGGAGGCCGTCTGGGTGCCGGGGAACATCTGGTTGTCGCGGTAGAGACGGTCCTCGTAGTCGGAGCCGTACCGCCGCATCGTCTCGTCGTCCGAGCCCATCAGGGCGGCCCCGAACGCCTCGCCGACCCGGTTGCGCATCTCGTGGAGCAGCACCGTCATGTAGACGGTCTTGCCGGACGCCTTCGGGCCGACCATGGCGATCAGCCGGTTGTCCACCATGCCGAACTGGACGGGCAGTTCGGAGTGGCACACCGGGCAGATCCGGTACGTGCTCTCGCTGTCGCAGTCCGGGCAGACGGCCGTCGGCCTGCGGCCGTCCGCGACGAAGTCCGGCCCGAGGTCGTGGCTGGGGCGCGGTCCCTTGCGCAGGTCGAGCACCTGGTCGCGACGGCGCTGGCACTGCTTCCCCGTCCGGCTCAGACGGGTGTTGCAGCGGAACCGGATCGTCCGCGGGGCGAAACTCTCGTAGCAGTAGGGGCAGGTGAGGTGCTTGGCCATCAGGTGACTCGCAGTCTGTGCAGCGCCGTCGGGCGGATGTCGATGCCGGAGCCCGTGCCCGCGCCGGAGCCCGGGCCCGTACCCGCTTCTCCCCTCGCGCCCGTGTCCGTGTCGTTGGACGCGGGGAAGCAGACCAGCCAGGACGGGCCGCGCGTGGCGGGCAGGGGGAACTCCACGGTCAAGGGGGTGCCGGCAGTCAGCCGCTGCGCGGGCACCTCGTGCAGGACGGTGCCCTCGGCCGTACTGGTGGGGCGGAAGCGGCCGAGGCTGTGGACGATACGGAGCGCGGGCAGGTCGCAGCCCGTCTCGGAGGTGAAGGAGACCGACGCCACCCGGCCCCTGAGGCGGCGGCGCACGATCGGCTCGTACGAGACGACCGTCGGCGCGGCGGGCACGAGCAGCGACGTCGCGCCCTCGCAGTCGTCGCGGAGATCGGCGACCAGGCCCTCCACGGTGAGCGTGACCGCCTCGCGCCCGACGGCCAGGTCGAACCCGCCGTCGTGCTCGTACACCCGGCGCCGGCACACGACGTCCCCCTCGGCGGGGCCCGTGCCGGCGGTGCCCCCGCCCTCCCGGCGCCAGCGGACCCGGGCGCTCAGCGCGCTGTCGGGCCACGCCCACAGCACGAGGAGGTGGTCCCCGCGCCGGATGGCCTGGAGCTGGCCGACCGGCACCGCGAAGTGGGTCAGGGGATCGACGAGCGAGTCGGCCGGGGCCGAGGGAAGCGTGGGCGACTCCGGCACCGGGGTGTCGTACGGGTCGGTGGGGGGCGGGGGCTCGGGGGCCGGCGCGGTGGCCTGCCGGGGGATGAGGGGTGGTTCGGGGCGCGTCGACTCGGTGTACGGAGGCGGTTCGGGGTGCGACTCGGTGTACGGAGGCGGTTCGGGGTGCGGCTCCGCGTACGGCGGTTCGGGGAGCGGTCGCTCCGGCGTCCTCGGCTCCGGGGGCGTGACGGGGTCGGCCGCCCCGCCGTCCGTGACGGTCGACGGACCGTCCTGCCACGAGCCGGGCTCGGGGTCCTCCGGCAGGGCGCGCCCGGTGCGCGGCTCCGGATCCACCGCGGTCACGGCGGGCCCGGGCTCCGGGTCCCGGACGGTCCCGGTGCGCGGGTAGCCGACACCCAGACCGGCGTACGCGGCCGCCGGGCGTCCGGGTCCGGCCGCGGATCCGGTGACCACGCGCAGGATCCCGAAGTCCCGCAGCGCGAACAGCCCCCGGACGACGGCCTGGTCGGGGCGGTCGCACCGTACCGTCAGATCCCGTGCGGCCGGGAGGGCCTCGATCCCGGCCCGGAGGCGGGGCGAGACGCACATGCCGCCGGCGAGCAGCACGGTGTCCACCGCCGGTTCCGCGGTGGCGAGCAGGTCCGCGACAGCGGCGAGCGCGCGGTCCCGGAGGGGAGCCACCGCCTCCTCGAACACGGCCGGATCGAGGGTCACGGAGTGCCGGCCGCCCGCCGTGTCCGCCACGGACGCGGTGCCGCCGCCCGGGCCGTCGAACGACCGCCGCAGGCTCTCCGCCGCCCTCAGCGGGTCCACGCCCTCCGGCAGCCGCCCGGCGAGAGCGGCGGCGATCGCCGCGTCCCAGTCGTCGCCGCCGTTCCGGAGGCTGACTCCGCGGACCACGTGCACGGTGAGGTCGGGCGCGATGGCGAGGACGCTGAGGTCCAGCGTCGTCGCCCCCTGGTCGCAGACCAGGACCGTGTGGTCCACGCCCTCGGCGACCGCCCCGTAGTGCAGGGCCACCGCCACCGGCTCGGGGACGACGCGTACGACGTGGAGTCCGGCGTGTTCCCCCGCGTACCGCAGGTCGTCCTCCTGTCCGCCCGTGACGGGGAGCCCGAGTACGGCCGTGCGGTCGGGCTCCTCCTCGGCGGTGGGCAGGAGGAGCAGGGGCAGTGCCCGGACCGGGTCGAGGACGCCGTCCGCACCGGCGAGCCGGGTCGTGGTGACATCCGGGAGCCCGTCCGGGTGCCCGCTCGGGCCGACGCGTGCGACGCGCCCGAACCGGTGGCCCAGGTCGATGGCGATCATGCCCACCCGCTCCCTTCGGCCGTGGACGGCGCCGCGCCGTCGACGGTGACGCGCGCCGTGCCGTCGGCGTCGATGCCGACCCGGATCCGTGTGCCCGGCTCCGGGCGGTGCGCCAGCAGATGGCTGACGACTGCCGAGCGGACCAGCTCCAGTTCGTTGCGGATCTGCCGTCCTCCGTACGCCTGGTGCTCGGGGTCCGCCATCCGCTCCGTGATCCACGGGCGCAGGCTCTCCAGGTCGGGAACCAGCTCCACGCGGTGGCGCTCGCGGACCGACTCGGTGAGCTGGCGCAGCAGCCGGTCGGCGATCCTGACGACGTGCTCGTGGCGCAGCATGTCGAAGACGACGACGCCCGGCTTGAGCCGGCCGTAGATCTCCGGCCTGCCGATGGTCCGGAACTTCTCCTCCACGGCGCGGACGAAGTGCGTCTCCAACTGGGGGTAGGTGAGCTCGCCACGCTCCTCCAGCAGGTCCCGGACCTGCTCGGCACCGGTGTTGGAGGTGAAGATGATCAGGCACTGGGAGAAGTACGCCGTCTGGCCGCGCCCGTCGGTGAGCCGGCCGTCCTCCAGGATCTGGAGGAACTTGTCCAGCACCTTCGGGTGGGCCTTCTCGATCTCGTCGAAGAGCAGCACGCTGAAAGGCCGTTCCAGCACCCGGCGGGTCAGCTCGCCGCCCTGTTCATGGCCGATATAGCCGGGGGGTGCGCCGGCGAGCCGCTCGGCGGCGTGCTCCTGCTGGTACTCGCTCATGTCGAACCGGGCGTACGCGCTCTCGTCACCGAACATCAACTCGGCCACTGACTTGGCGAGTTCGGTCTTCCCGACACCGGTGGGCCCCACGAAGAAGAAGGCACCCCGAGGGCGGGCCGTGCCCGAACTCCCGAAGTCGACTCCCACGAACGCGGATTGGAGGGCCGACGCGACGGCGTCGACGGCCTTGGACTGGCCGACCACCCGGGAGCCGAGGACGTCGGCGGCCCGCGCGACGGTCTCCCGGTCGAGCTGGGTCCACGGGTCGACACTCACGTTGAGCCGGTGCAGTTCGAGCAGCTTGTCCGGCTTCCGTAGAGGCGCGTTGCGCAGCCAGGAGGTCCTGGCCAGGGACTCGATGTCCCAGCCCGCCATGCCGTCGGTGGCTCCGACGAGGGCTTCGAGGTCGGCCCGGGAGGAGTCCTGCGCCCCGTTGAAGTGCCGTCGCAGCCAGCCGAGCCACAGGCGCCGCTCGCTCGGGTCGGGCGGGGCGATGTGCAGTGCGGCGATCCTCGGGTCCTCCAGGTGGAACCAGCCGGGCAGCCGGCCGACGTCGCCCACCGCGCACAGGACCGCGTTGCGGGCGTGCGGGGCCGGTCCGGCGGCGGAGCGCGGGACCACGGCGTCCGTCATCGCGGCGCGCAGCCTCAGATAGCCCAGCTGTGATTCGGGCTGGCCGGGCGGGAGATGGTGGTCGACGTCCTCGAAGACGAAGGCGGTGGCCGCGTCGGGCGAGGCCGCCAGCCGGTGCACGGTGGCGACGACGTCCTCGAAGGTACGCGGCCGCCCCGACTGCCGTGGCGCCAGCAGGCGTTCCCGGCCGCGGTCCCGCTCGCCGCCGCGCCGGGAGCGGTTCGTGCCGTCCGGCGCGCCCTCCGGGGGACCCGCTTCGTCGCCGCTGCCTTCGGCCGCACCGTCGCGCTGCGCCGACGGCGGTCCGCCGGGGCCTTCCGCCCCCTCCTGCGGGCGCCGCTCGCGCAGGACGTCGAAGCGTTCCGCGTGACCCGGCAGCGGAAACGTGAGCCCGGCCACCGGGTCCCACCAGCCGACGACCTCCGCGCCGCGGATCTCCAGCAGCCCGGCGACCGCCGAGCGGAAGGAGGCCGGCCGGTCCGCGAACCACCAGCGGTCCCTGATCTGCCCGTCGAGGATCACCTGCCGGCCGCGCCGCAGCTCCCAGCCGAGGGAGACCGCCCACAGCGGCATCATGCCGTCCGCGGCGACCGGCTGGCCCTCCCCGGCGGGCTTGCTCCGGAGATCCGCGGCCGGGGGCGGCGGGAGCTCCGCGCCGCCGCCCCCGGCCGCGCTGCCGCCACCTGCCGCGCCGACGCCCCCGGCCGCGCCGACGCCCCCGCCGTTCTGCCGTTCCGCGGGAGAGGCGCCGTTCTGCGGCTTCGTCCAGTCGACCGTACTCACCGGTTCCAGCTCCATTCCTCGGTGTCCGGCCGCCGCTTGGCCTGCCGCCCCGGCGGCCTGCCCTGCCACGTGAGCCGGCCGGGAACGAAGCCGTCCCGCTCGACGATCGCCTCGTGCACCCGCTCCAGCAGGTCCTCGGTGCGGTCGCACACCGCGCCCTCCGGGTCCGGCCGGAGGACGACGTCGGGCTCGCCGTCGACGTGGTAGACGAGGACGGGGGTGCCCTCGCCGTCCTCGGTGACGGTCGTCTCGTACGTCGCGCCGCTCGGGCGCTCGAAGCTGAGCAGCAGGCGCCCGTCCTGCTCCGCCCCGCCGGTGAAGGCGAAGCCCTCGCCGATCATGGCGTCCTGCAGCGCCTGCGCGAGATCCATCCGGCGTGTGTACGCCAACTGGGCCTCGTCCAGCCTGGATTCGGCGTCGACGAGCAGCTCCTCCAGCGCCGCCACGGCCGTCAGCGCGTCCGCCGCCGCACCCGCGGCGAGCGGATCCGTGACGGCCGTCAGCGCCGCCTCGATCCGCTGGGCGAGTGCGGTGTCGGCGAGCTCCCGGGCTTCGGCCGCGGCCTCCTCCACGGACTGCCGTACGACACCGAGCCGGTCGGCGGCCTCGGCGAGCAGCGTTGCGACCCGGTCCTGCTCGGCCTCCAGCGCCGCCTGCCGCGCGGCCTCCTGCGCGGCGGCCCGCTCCTCCGCCTCCTGCTCGGCCTGCTGCCGGGCCTGCTGCGCCCGCTGTTCCCGCTCCGCCTGGCGGAGCGCCTCGGCGGCCGTCTCCGCGGCGGTCGCGGCATGCCGGGCGAGTGCGTGCTCGACCGTGCCCAGCAGGGCCTGGAAGCGGGTCTCCCCGCCGGGGCCTGCCGTGGCACGCAGTTCAGCGAGCAGCTCGACGCAGTGCCGGTACCCCTGCGGATCCTGCTCCCGGGCGTCCGGCCCGGTACGGGCGAGCCGCCCCTCAAGACCGGCCAGTACGGCTCCGTGGTCGGCGCCCCGGACAGCGGCCTCGTGCTCCGCGCCGAGCACGACGACCCGCCCCCGCAGCTCCTCGATCGTCGTACCGAGGCCTCCGTCGAGATCCCCGTCGCCGTCTCCCGTGCGGTCGAGCCGCCCCTGGATCCGGTCCAGGCGCTCTCGCAGGACCTGTACCTCGGGGTGGTCCGCGCGGACCCCGTCGAGCAGCTCCCGCACCTCGGCCAGCCGACGGGCGTCCGCCCCGGCCTGTTCCTGACGCAACCGGTCCGTACGGGCCCGCTGTTGTGCCGCACGGCGCTCGGCCAGCTCGGCCTCCCTCCGCTCGGCAGCCGCCCTGGCCCGCTCCCGGCGGGCCGCGGCCTCCTGGGCCCGCCGGGCGGCGCGCTCGGCCCGTTCCCTGGCGCGCTGCGCCTCCATGCGGCGGCGTGCCGCCTCCCGTGCCCTGCGCCGTTCCGCCTCGAGTCGCGCGTAGGCCGGCGCGACCGTGACGGTGCTGTACTTCGGTGATCCGCTCATGCTTCCCTCCGTGCCTCGGTACGCAGGGCGAAGCCCCGTTCCGCGAGTCGTTCCTCGAGTCCCTCCCGGAAACCGGGAGTCGGCGGTACCCCCGCCCAGGTCAGCGATCCGTCGGCCTCCATGGACAGTTCGACGCCCGCGCTGGTGTCCGGCTCGTCCGCCACGTGCGCGTAGCGGCCGGTGAGCGCGATGACGCGCTGGTTGGCGGAGCCGCGCCAGCGCAGACCGTGCCGCTTCGACGCCACGTACGGGCCGTCGACGAGGAGGTCGAGCCGCCGGAGCAGCTCGCGCCGGTCCGGGGCGCCCCGCAGCAGGGCCTCGTACCGGAACCCGGAGTAGGCCATCGCGCCGAAGTCGGGACGCCGTTCCCGTACGGCATCGAGCAGCGCGGCCAGCGCCGCCGCCTGGCTGAACGGCTCGCCGCCGGAGAGGGTGACGCCCTCGATGTCCGGCAACCCGCCGAGCCAGTCGGCGAGTTCGTCCACCGCGTAGGAGGTTCCTCCTTCGAAGGGCAGCGTCTCCGCCGCCACGCAGCCCCGGCAGCGCAGCGGGCAGCCCTGCACCCAGATCACGGCACGCGCCCCCGGCCCGAGGACGGTGCAGCGGTCGAGCCTTCTCGCCACCGAGAGGTGGGTCACCTGTGCCATACGGCGCTCCCCTCCGAGCCGTCCTTCGTGCCCTTCGCGTCCTTCGTGTCCGTGACGTTCCTCGAGTCCGGGGCCGGGTAGCACTCCGCGCCGCGCTCGGCCAGGTCGCACCACGGGCACCAGGGCCGCTCCGCCGTGTGCACGTGCCGGGTGTTCCGCCGGCAGGTCCTCAGCCGCTCCGGCGCCGACTCCGCCGCCAGGGCCTCGGCCCAGACCGAGGCGGGGGGCCGTACCCCGCCGAACGCGGCTCGGAAGTGGGCGGCGAGCCGCCGGGGGAGCAGATCGGCGGGCGGCGCGGAGCGGGGGAGGGTCACCGAGGTCCGGTCGAGGAGGCGACACCGGCCGTGCAGGACGTTGTCGTCGTACGAGAGGTAGTCGCCGCTCGCGGGATGCCCGGCGAAGGGGTGGAGCCCGCACATCAGCACCTGGTGGACCAGGACGGCGAGGACGAACTCGTCGGACGCCCGGTCCGGTGCCGTGCCGGCCGGCGCGCCGATCCGTTCGGGCGCCGTGTGGCCCGGGCTGCCCATCCGTCCGGGGAACACCTCGCCGCCGTCCGTGAACTGCCAGGAGTCCACGTCCGCGATGCCGACCCGGCCGTGCGCGTCGACCCACAGGTTGTCCGGCTTCAGATCGCCGACCACATAGCCCTCGGCGTGCAGGTCCGCGAGGAGGCGGGCGAGGGAGAGGGCGGCGGCGAGCGCGGTCGCCCAGGTCGCGCGGGGGAGGAGCGTCCGGCGGGCCTGCGGGGTCAGGAGGTGGGCGAACGGCTGGTGGGCGTGGCGCATGTCGGTCATCACGTAGCCGTCCACCCCCTCGGCGCCCGGCCCACCGGCCCGGACCCCCGCCATCGGCCAGGCGATCGGCGTGGGCGTCCCGGACAGCAGCCGGACGGTGCGCGGCTCGCGGCGCTGTCGCACCAGCCGGGCGATGCGGCGCCGGTACGCGGCCGGGTCCGGCGGATCGGGGACGAGCTTGGCCACCAGGGGCCGTGCGTCGTCGACGGCGTAGACGACCCCTTCCGAGCCGCTGCCGATGCGCCGCGTGAGACGCCATGTGTGCCCGCTGCCGGACACCACCGTGAGGGTCATCGTCACCTGCCGTCCGTGAGGGCGCAGAGCACGGTCAGGTCGTCACCGGTCCTGGCCGCCTCGGGCCCGGAGAGCAGGTCCCGCAGAGGTGCGGCGTCACCGCCGTTGGCCCGGAGCGTCGCGGCCAGCCCGCAGAAGAACCGCTCGGAGGGTAAGGGTCCTGCCTCCGGCGGGAGTTCGCGTACGGAGGGGTGGTCGAGGGTGAGGGCCGCGCAGCCGTCGGTGGCGAGGACGACACCGCTGAGCTGCGGCTCCCACACCACGAAGGACCGTAAGCGCAGGCCGGCCCCGGGCGACGAGAGGAAGACCGTCTCGGGCGCGCCGGGAGGGGGCGGCGGCAGGACCAGGTGGCACCGCTCGCGCCTCTGTGGCGCGGTCCCGGTCCCGGCGGGCTCACGGGTCAGCACCGTACCGAAGCAGTCGCCGACCGAGAGGAACGCCACCCAGGGCGGCCGTACGACCGCGGCGACGAGCGTGGCGGCCAGCGCACCGGCGTCCACGGGAGGCGGGGGATCCGCCGGTCCGAACGGAGCCGTCGGCCGCCCCGACGGACGGCCCGTCGCCGACAGCACCCCCTCGACCGCCCGTCGGAACTCCAGGACCACCTCGGCGCCCGCCGCGGCGATCCACGCCGTCCAGGTCTCCGGGGCGTCCGTCGCCTCCGGGACGGACTCGGACAGGATCCGGCAGGCGGTGTCCACGGCGATGTGCGCGCCCAGCGCGCTGCGCTCGCGGCCGCCGGCGCCGTCCGCCACGGCCAGCACGGCCGCCTCCCCCAGGTCGACCGCCTTGAAGGCGTCCTGACATCCCTGCCCGCGCGCCAGGTGCGCGGCCCCCTGGACGGCGGCCCCCGCCGTGATCACTGGTACCTCTCCTCGAGCAGTCGCAGGCGCCGCTGCCGGTCCACCAGGTCGGCCACCTGCCCGTGGATCTCGTCGGCGGCCTGGACCGCCCCGATCCGGTCCGAGCTCTGGAAGAGCAGATCGAGGATCTGCCCGAAGTCCAGGCCCTCCAGCATCAGCGCGCCCTTGGGGGCGAGGACCCGCAGGAGCTCCAGATCGGCGCCTCGTACACCGATCGCCTGGAGCACGCATTCACCCCGCTCCTCGCCGCGGCGCACCTTCTCCGCCGTGCCGGCCAGCGCGTCGGCGTCCACCGGCTCCCCGTCCGCGTCGCTCGGCGCGCCGTCCGTCAGGACCCACAGGAACGGCCTGCGCACCTGGACCTGCCGCTCCTGGAGCACCCGGTGGCGCTCCCGGGCCAGGTCGAGCGCCGTCTCGACGGCCTCCGTCATCCGGGTGAGCCCGGACGCGGCCAGCCGGGGCGGACGCATCCGTTCCACCGGGACGAACAGCCGGTCGGGCGCGGCCTCCTCGACCGGCACCAGCCGCTCCAGGTCCGGATCGAAGACCCGGACCCGGGAGTCGAAGGTGATCAGGCACACCTCCACGCGCGCCTGCAGCCTCGGCTCCGCCCGCACCCCGTCGAACCAGCGGGTCAGGGCCTCGCTGAGCTCGTCGATCCGGGGGCTCTCGGCGGGGCGCCCCATGGAGGCCGAGGTGTCGAGCAGCAGGACGACGGGCTGCCGCTCGTCGTAACCCTGCGCCAGCCCGAACCCGTACTCGCTCCCGTACTCACTCATCTCCGAACGCCCCGCTTCCGTCCACCCGGTCCGCCCCACCGCGGGGCGCCTGGTCCGTCCCGCCCCCGGTCACCCTGTCCGCCCTGTCCGTCCCGTCCGGCTCGCGGGCGACGAGCCGGTGCCGTGAGGCGTCGTACCGCACGACGACCTCCGCGCCCGGCGCCATCCCCGGGGAGTCCGGGACCATGCGCAGCAGCACGCCTTCGACCAGGACGTACGCGTCGGGGGCAGGCCAGGTGACGATCCGCCCCGGTGCCCCGTGACCCCACTCTTCCATCCCGCCGCTCATGTGCCCACGCTAGGTGACGCGGCGTCAACTCCGCACGTGTCAGCAGAGATTACCCACACGAAGATCTCCCGCTCCCCAGTGCGCCGCCCCGTGCGCTGTCGCGCGCACCGGTGCGCCCTTCCATTGCACCGGGTCAGCCGGTCGGCCTCCGGTCGAACGTCGGGCGAATTCCGGCAGGGATGCGCTCCACGAGCGCCGCGGCCTCGGGCGTACGCACCACGAAGTGGACGTCCCAGCACGCCCCGCGCGCCAACTCCGCCTCCACCGCGGCCCAGACCGCGTCCAGACTGACGTCGT
Above is a genomic segment from Streptomyces sp. NBC_00094 containing:
- a CDS encoding AAA family ATPase encodes the protein MSTVDWTKPQNGASPAERQNGGGVGAAGGVGAAGGGSAAGGGGAELPPPPAADLRSKPAGEGQPVAADGMMPLWAVSLGWELRRGRQVILDGQIRDRWWFADRPASFRSAVAGLLEIRGAEVVGWWDPVAGLTFPLPGHAERFDVLRERRPQEGAEGPGGPPSAQRDGAAEGSGDEAGPPEGAPDGTNRSRRGGERDRGRERLLAPRQSGRPRTFEDVVATVHRLAASPDAATAFVFEDVDHHLPPGQPESQLGYLRLRAAMTDAVVPRSAAGPAPHARNAVLCAVGDVGRLPGWFHLEDPRIAALHIAPPDPSERRLWLGWLRRHFNGAQDSSRADLEALVGATDGMAGWDIESLARTSWLRNAPLRKPDKLLELHRLNVSVDPWTQLDRETVARAADVLGSRVVGQSKAVDAVASALQSAFVGVDFGSSGTARPRGAFFFVGPTGVGKTELAKSVAELMFGDESAYARFDMSEYQQEHAAERLAGAPPGYIGHEQGGELTRRVLERPFSVLLFDEIEKAHPKVLDKFLQILEDGRLTDGRGQTAYFSQCLIIFTSNTGAEQVRDLLEERGELTYPQLETHFVRAVEEKFRTIGRPEIYGRLKPGVVVFDMLRHEHVVRIADRLLRQLTESVRERHRVELVPDLESLRPWITERMADPEHQAYGGRQIRNELELVRSAVVSHLLAHRPEPGTRIRVGIDADGTARVTVDGAAPSTAEGSGWA
- a CDS encoding 4Fe-4S single cluster domain-containing protein, with the protein product MAQVTHLSVARRLDRCTVLGPGARAVIWVQGCPLRCRGCVAAETLPFEGGTSYAVDELADWLGGLPDIEGVTLSGGEPFSQAAALAALLDAVRERRPDFGAMAYSGFRYEALLRGAPDRRELLRRLDLLVDGPYVASKRHGLRWRGSANQRVIALTGRYAHVADEPDTSAGVELSMEADGSLTWAGVPPTPGFREGLEERLAERGFALRTEARREA
- a CDS encoding VWA domain-containing protein codes for the protein MSEYGSEYGFGLAQGYDERQPVVLLLDTSASMGRPAESPRIDELSEALTRWFDGVRAEPRLQARVEVCLITFDSRVRVFDPDLERLVPVEEAAPDRLFVPVERMRPPRLAASGLTRMTEAVETALDLARERHRVLQERQVQVRRPFLWVLTDGAPSDADGEPVDADALAGTAEKVRRGEERGECVLQAIGVRGADLELLRVLAPKGALMLEGLDFGQILDLLFQSSDRIGAVQAADEIHGQVADLVDRQRRLRLLEERYQ
- a CDS encoding Hsp70 family protein; the protein is MIAIDLGHRFGRVARVGPSGHPDGLPDVTTTRLAGADGVLDPVRALPLLLLPTAEEEPDRTAVLGLPVTGGQEDDLRYAGEHAGLHVVRVVPEPVAVALHYGAVAEGVDHTVLVCDQGATTLDLSVLAIAPDLTVHVVRGVSLRNGGDDWDAAIAAALAGRLPEGVDPLRAAESLRRSFDGPGGGTASVADTAGGRHSVTLDPAVFEEAVAPLRDRALAAVADLLATAEPAVDTVLLAGGMCVSPRLRAGIEALPAARDLTVRCDRPDQAVVRGLFALRDFGILRVVTGSAAGPGRPAAAYAGLGVGYPRTGTVRDPEPGPAVTAVDPEPRTGRALPEDPEPGSWQDGPSTVTDGGAADPVTPPEPRTPERPLPEPPYAEPHPEPPPYTESHPEPPPYTESTRPEPPLIPRQATAPAPEPPPPTDPYDTPVPESPTLPSAPADSLVDPLTHFAVPVGQLQAIRRGDHLLVLWAWPDSALSARVRWRREGGGTAGTGPAEGDVVCRRRVYEHDGGFDLAVGREAVTLTVEGLVADLRDDCEGATSLLVPAAPTVVSYEPIVRRRLRGRVASVSFTSETGCDLPALRIVHSLGRFRPTSTAEGTVLHEVPAQRLTAGTPLTVEFPLPATRGPSWLVCFPASNDTDTGARGEAGTGPGSGAGTGSGIDIRPTALHRLRVT
- a CDS encoding protein phosphatase 2C domain-containing protein translates to MITAGAAVQGAAHLARGQGCQDAFKAVDLGEAAVLAVADGAGGRERSALGAHIAVDTACRILSESVPEATDAPETWTAWIAAAGAEVVLEFRRAVEGVLSATGRPSGRPTAPFGPADPPPPVDAGALAATLVAAVVRPPWVAFLSVGDCFGTVLTREPAGTGTAPQRRERCHLVLPPPPPGAPETVFLSSPGAGLRLRSFVVWEPQLSGVVLATDGCAALTLDHPSVRELPPEAGPLPSERFFCGLAATLRANGGDAAPLRDLLSGPEAARTGDDLTVLCALTDGR